In a single window of the Synechococcus sp. WH 8016 genome:
- a CDS encoding glycosyltransferase: MTAPTASQHKLLVLAPTRRAASETFVRANLQGLPFELTAFFGDERPLKSPWRLAYGLAILISKVLTRLRWFRLASWPAAIVTLGLIRQHRPKAVMVEFGFEAVRVMEACSWTGVPLVVHFRGSDASAHARLGLLRDRYRRLLCIAAGVVVKSKPMAQTLETLGARQDRLLISPSGANTALFKGSAPENTPPVFLAVGRFVEKKGPLHTIRAFSLIHSAGVSVEEQPHLWMVGEGPLLGEAKSLVQSLALQEYVHFLGLRTQEEIAMLMRDVRGFVQHSLVASDGDSEGSPVAVMEAQLSGLPVVATRHAGIPEVVLEGESGFLVDEGDVAAMARAITRLIEDPELAARLGSCGRRRVQECFTIDHHLHQVSDLLRQVIETSR; this comes from the coding sequence ATGACAGCTCCCACGGCATCTCAGCACAAGCTGCTGGTTTTGGCGCCGACCCGTCGCGCCGCTAGTGAAACATTTGTTCGTGCCAATCTTCAGGGTTTGCCGTTTGAACTGACGGCTTTTTTTGGTGATGAGCGCCCCCTTAAAAGTCCTTGGCGATTGGCTTACGGATTGGCGATTTTGATCAGTAAGGTGTTGACACGCCTGAGATGGTTCCGTCTTGCAAGCTGGCCCGCAGCCATCGTGACCTTGGGTTTGATTCGTCAGCATCGCCCCAAAGCGGTGATGGTGGAGTTTGGGTTTGAAGCTGTAAGAGTGATGGAGGCGTGTTCCTGGACAGGTGTGCCTTTGGTGGTGCATTTCCGAGGATCGGATGCTTCCGCCCACGCTCGTTTGGGCCTGCTGCGTGACAGGTATCGCCGTTTGCTTTGTATTGCTGCTGGTGTGGTGGTGAAGTCGAAGCCAATGGCCCAAACGCTAGAGACCCTTGGGGCTCGACAAGATCGTCTGCTCATTAGTCCGTCTGGAGCAAATACTGCCTTGTTCAAGGGCAGTGCTCCGGAGAACACTCCGCCGGTCTTCCTTGCCGTGGGTCGTTTCGTTGAAAAGAAGGGTCCGCTCCATACGATCCGCGCTTTTTCACTCATCCACTCTGCCGGAGTGTCTGTGGAGGAGCAGCCGCATCTTTGGATGGTGGGGGAAGGCCCTTTGCTGGGAGAAGCCAAGTCTTTGGTTCAGTCTCTCGCGTTGCAAGAATATGTTCACTTTTTGGGTCTGCGAACGCAGGAAGAGATTGCAATGCTGATGCGCGATGTGCGTGGATTTGTGCAGCATTCTTTGGTGGCATCTGATGGCGACAGCGAAGGGAGTCCTGTGGCCGTGATGGAGGCCCAGCTGAGTGGTTTGCCTGTGGTTGCGACTCGTCATGCGGGGATTCCAGAGGTGGTGTTAGAGGGCGAGAGCGGCTTCCTTGTGGATGAGGGAGATGTGGCTGCTATGGCTAGGGCGATTACTCGGTTGATTGAGGATCCGGAGCTGGCGGCACGGCTAGGAAGTTGTGGTCGCAGAAGAGTTCAGGAGTGCTTCACCATTGACCATCATTTACATCAAGTATCAGATTTATTGAGGCAGGTGAT
- a CDS encoding glycosyltransferase: MDDLWVVLPHLGAGGAQKVGLLAAEHFVSQGFRVRVLSLRHSHPIKQKIPSGVEVFDLEPDIHPWFRDVSNRSLKARSRRFVLAQVLKLLRIFFLLAIAASWPLIEHQMHPDSDNWASQLLRLGMPWLAGYRSKRLRQEIVEKRPKRVLALLTKTNILCCAAVWDQPVHLVVSERNDPHRQTLERLWSRFRKVYYRRADVVTANTKGVIEALRSMGDWQRLELLPNPLPASLSRSSDGPTPERTLQILAVARLVPQKGLDVLLQAFAALPLHCRNGWSITLVGDGPERTALENQALSLGIAEVVSFAGFRTDPLTFMQQAAIFALPSRFEGMPNALLEAMAAGLPSVVSDASPGPLEMVTHGEHGFVVPRDDWRAFSKALEKLMLDLPLRERQGAASKEKLCSLDWSVVEPLWRSVLALPNP, encoded by the coding sequence ATGGATGATCTCTGGGTTGTACTTCCTCATCTCGGCGCCGGAGGTGCACAGAAGGTTGGTCTGCTAGCTGCTGAGCATTTTGTTTCTCAGGGGTTTCGCGTTCGTGTGTTGTCCCTTCGACATAGCCATCCCATCAAGCAGAAAATCCCCTCAGGTGTGGAGGTGTTTGATCTTGAACCAGATATTCATCCTTGGTTTCGCGACGTCTCGAATCGATCGTTGAAAGCGCGCAGTCGAAGATTTGTTTTGGCCCAAGTTCTCAAGCTTCTAAGGATCTTTTTCCTTTTAGCGATTGCAGCATCGTGGCCGTTGATTGAGCATCAAATGCATCCGGATAGTGATAATTGGGCAAGCCAATTGCTGCGTCTAGGGATGCCATGGCTGGCGGGATATCGCTCCAAGCGTTTGCGCCAGGAGATTGTGGAGAAGCGTCCAAAACGGGTCTTAGCTCTGCTCACTAAAACTAATATTCTTTGTTGCGCTGCTGTTTGGGATCAGCCCGTGCATTTGGTGGTTTCTGAGCGCAATGATCCACATAGGCAGACCCTTGAGCGTCTTTGGAGTCGCTTTCGCAAGGTGTACTACCGGCGAGCTGATGTGGTGACGGCCAATACCAAGGGAGTGATTGAGGCTCTTCGCTCCATGGGCGACTGGCAACGCCTGGAATTGCTCCCCAATCCTCTGCCCGCATCGTTATCTCGATCTAGTGATGGGCCAACACCAGAACGAACACTCCAGATTTTGGCAGTTGCTCGTTTGGTTCCTCAGAAAGGATTGGATGTGCTTTTGCAGGCGTTTGCCGCCTTGCCCTTGCACTGCCGCAACGGATGGAGCATCACATTGGTGGGCGATGGCCCAGAACGAACAGCCTTGGAGAATCAGGCTCTCTCTCTGGGTATTGCTGAGGTGGTCAGCTTTGCTGGCTTCCGCACCGATCCACTTACGTTTATGCAGCAAGCTGCGATTTTCGCCCTTCCATCACGGTTTGAAGGTATGCCTAATGCGCTGCTTGAGGCGATGGCGGCTGGTCTGCCTTCGGTGGTGAGTGACGCGTCGCCAGGCCCCCTGGAAATGGTGACCCATGGAGAGCACGGCTTTGTGGTCCCACGGGATGACTGGCGCGCTTTTTCTAAGGCGCTCGAGAAGCTGATGTTGGATTTGCCTCTGCGCGAGCGTCAAGGTGCTGCCTCAAAGGAGAAGTTGTGTTCGCTTGATTGGAGTGTGGTGGAGCCCCTCTGGCGTTCGGTTTTAGCACTACCCAACCCCTGA
- a CDS encoding glycosyltransferase: MESIRIAFSIDSLKLGGAERVLLRWAAWCREAGWDVVVITRQTADLDVYPLPQGVRRCFEPLLPAALDRLGWVAFPLRVYQLRQLLRQQRCHLAVGVTTLPSVKLLLACFGLQIRCIVSERNYPPAKPPLLPWRWLRRLTYPWADLHLVQTKITGLWLRDHCGVRRQLLLPNPVAWPFPDREPRVDPDHWIDADAPLLMGVGTKAMQKGFDKLMPVFKTLAGEHPTLHLALPGVSQGIYHGRDQQGWLRGLLGDDPNLQQRFLLPGTVGNMSRWYSRTTVFVLPSRFEGFPNVLLEAMAAGCACVASDCLTGPAELIQHEVNGLLLPEDATSDDWVMAIRELLNDPRRCMALGREAIAVRERFSSERLRHDFLEALRPLSHG; encoded by the coding sequence ATGGAATCGATTCGAATCGCTTTTAGCATCGACTCGCTCAAGCTGGGAGGGGCGGAAAGAGTCCTTTTGCGTTGGGCAGCTTGGTGCAGGGAAGCTGGGTGGGACGTGGTAGTGATTACACGTCAGACGGCTGATCTTGATGTCTATCCATTACCTCAAGGAGTGCGCCGTTGTTTTGAGCCTCTTTTGCCTGCTGCATTGGATCGGCTTGGGTGGGTTGCTTTTCCCCTGAGGGTTTATCAGCTACGCCAGCTTCTACGGCAACAGAGATGTCATCTAGCGGTTGGTGTGACCACGCTTCCGTCGGTGAAGCTGCTTTTGGCCTGTTTCGGCTTGCAGATTCGTTGCATTGTGTCTGAACGGAATTATCCCCCCGCTAAACCACCGCTTTTGCCGTGGCGCTGGTTGCGGCGTCTGACCTACCCCTGGGCAGACCTTCATTTAGTGCAAACAAAGATCACCGGCTTGTGGTTGCGTGATCACTGTGGTGTGCGTCGTCAGCTGCTTCTGCCGAACCCCGTAGCTTGGCCTTTCCCTGATCGTGAGCCTCGTGTCGATCCTGATCACTGGATTGATGCCGATGCTCCCTTACTTATGGGAGTTGGCACCAAAGCGATGCAGAAAGGTTTTGACAAGCTGATGCCCGTCTTCAAGACGTTGGCTGGAGAACACCCCACCCTTCACTTGGCTCTGCCTGGTGTATCCCAAGGGATCTATCACGGTCGCGATCAGCAAGGCTGGTTGCGGGGGCTGTTGGGAGACGATCCGAACCTTCAGCAACGCTTCTTGCTCCCGGGAACAGTTGGAAACATGTCACGCTGGTATTCACGGACCACTGTGTTTGTTCTGCCATCTCGTTTTGAAGGTTTCCCAAACGTGCTGCTTGAGGCGATGGCTGCAGGGTGTGCTTGTGTCGCTAGCGACTGCTTGACGGGTCCTGCTGAATTAATCCAACACGAGGTTAATGGTCTGTTGTTGCCCGAAGATGCAACCAGCGACGATTGGGTCATGGCTATCCGAGAACTACTGAATGATCCTCGGCGGTGCATGGCACTGGGTCGTGAAGCAATAGCGGTGCGTGAAAGGTTTTCCTCTGAACGTCTCCGGCATGATTTTCTAGAGGCTCTGCGACCGCTGAGCCATGGATGA
- a CDS encoding glycosyltransferase, with protein sequence MADVVVLATADWEHPIWTNKQHVAISIADTGFRVLYLDSLGLRPARATGRDLKRIIKRLWRGLCPPRRVRQNLWVWSPLVIPGGSGSFVILINKLSLTFGLWLALRFLRFRKPWLWTYNPLTASFLNLRSFSLKIYHAVDAVQEQPCMPRELIESQERRLCGEVDQVFVTSPALKRKLAPYSRHIRFDPNVADQAHFSKAMSLSLSSIPADIASIPEPRIGFIGAVSNYKLDFALIAAVARAHRSWQFVFIGPTGEGEPYTDTTLLDIEPNVHLLGQRPYGDLPNYCAGFSCGWLPLKLNPYTQAMFPMKFFEYLSAGLPVVATDIDALGQFGHVAFLCQPNEKDFSKALSFSLLNKGPDLALRLALAAEYTYPARTRRMLRVLRDLKGSEGI encoded by the coding sequence ATGGCTGACGTTGTTGTACTGGCTACTGCAGATTGGGAGCACCCTATTTGGACGAATAAGCAACATGTTGCTATTTCAATTGCGGATACTGGATTTCGTGTTCTTTATTTGGATTCATTGGGATTAAGGCCGGCTAGGGCCACGGGACGTGATTTAAAACGCATTATTAAACGTTTGTGGCGTGGGTTGTGCCCTCCTCGGCGCGTCAGGCAAAACCTTTGGGTTTGGTCGCCATTGGTTATTCCTGGTGGATCCGGAAGCTTTGTGATTTTGATTAATAAATTAAGTTTAACTTTTGGTCTTTGGCTTGCTTTGCGCTTTCTCAGATTTCGTAAGCCTTGGCTGTGGACTTACAACCCCTTAACGGCATCCTTCCTTAATCTTCGATCATTCTCTCTCAAGATCTATCATGCTGTGGATGCTGTTCAGGAACAGCCATGTATGCCTCGCGAATTGATTGAATCGCAGGAGCGCCGACTTTGCGGAGAAGTTGACCAGGTTTTTGTAACCTCTCCCGCATTGAAGAGAAAGTTGGCTCCCTATTCGCGGCATATTCGCTTTGACCCTAATGTTGCTGACCAGGCTCACTTTTCTAAAGCAATGTCTTTGTCGCTGAGCTCTATTCCAGCAGATATTGCATCAATTCCAGAGCCACGGATTGGTTTTATTGGTGCTGTAAGCAACTATAAGCTGGACTTTGCTTTGATTGCTGCTGTCGCTCGTGCTCATCGTTCATGGCAGTTTGTGTTTATCGGTCCGACAGGTGAGGGCGAACCATATACGGATACAACACTTTTGGATATCGAGCCAAATGTTCATTTACTTGGGCAGCGTCCATACGGTGATCTTCCTAATTATTGTGCAGGCTTTTCTTGTGGCTGGTTGCCGTTAAAGCTCAATCCTTATACCCAAGCTATGTTTCCAATGAAATTTTTTGAGTATTTGTCTGCAGGCCTTCCAGTCGTTGCTACTGATATCGATGCGCTTGGGCAATTCGGTCACGTTGCATTTTTATGTCAGCCCAATGAAAAAGATTTTTCTAAGGCCTTGTCGTTCTCCTTGCTGAATAAAGGGCCTGATTTGGCTTTACGTCTGGCTTTGGCTGCTGAATATACTTATCCTGCTCGGACCCGAAGGATGCTCAGGGTATTAAGGGATCTGAAGGGATCTGAGGGGATTTGA
- a CDS encoding ABC transporter ATP-binding protein, whose amino-acid sequence MRALIAYLPSQQHRVLGLLLLISIVVGIGDLVFVGLVAKLVGSFSGSDLANNVPFIRVFGGDALNRGLWIVAILLALIWISTALKFASKLIEVRVSADIWAVFGNRVYSNLILQGYDYYKDTSSITLLTRLNRVLSKVSDNIVIPMLSIVSNILSSGILALGVVVAFGWIAIAVFGLLTISYVLASHFISPRLRFLTSQQYIYKSKVNQILIESTRSIRDIHLHGAENYFINRFGAIGTQGKRYDRLLKLLPDIPRFVIEPAGVTVLFGLGLLPPLLSGGGTDSVRDALPALIGVVFASLRLAAPMQSVSKSVNKLRGSLPDLEDALSLLELAPVRYAFQSELPVTPAGIMPRHTIKLSNVSYSYNESSGMALSDVDVTVPVGARVALVGSTGGGKTTAAHIMLGLLTPVEGELLLDGVSLQRNELQAWQKCCAFVPQNIKLLDASVRGNVAFGVDDDDINEDRLWECLEMAQLAEFVSELPYGAFTKIGEDGMLLSGGQRQRLSLARAFYKQAQVLVLDEATSALDNKTESEVMEALELIGRRCTTIVIAHRLSTIRYCDRIYEFNHGKVVAYGNYEQLQNRSSSFRELVELQDL is encoded by the coding sequence TTGAGGGCTCTTATTGCTTACCTGCCTTCGCAGCAACATAGAGTTTTAGGTCTATTGCTATTGATCTCAATAGTTGTTGGTATTGGAGATTTGGTTTTTGTAGGTTTAGTGGCAAAGCTTGTTGGCTCTTTTAGTGGTTCAGACTTGGCCAATAATGTTCCATTTATTAGGGTTTTTGGGGGTGATGCCTTAAACCGTGGGCTTTGGATTGTTGCAATTTTATTGGCATTGATTTGGATTTCTACCGCACTAAAATTTGCCTCTAAATTAATAGAGGTTCGAGTTAGTGCAGATATATGGGCTGTTTTTGGCAATCGTGTTTACAGTAATCTGATTCTTCAAGGCTATGATTATTATAAGGATACTAGTTCAATTACACTGTTAACGAGATTGAATCGCGTGCTAAGCAAAGTATCGGATAATATAGTTATTCCAATGCTGTCCATTGTTAGCAATATCCTGTCTTCGGGTATTCTTGCTTTAGGAGTTGTTGTAGCATTTGGTTGGATCGCGATAGCTGTATTTGGTCTTTTGACTATATCGTATGTTTTAGCTTCACACTTTATTTCCCCCCGTCTCCGGTTTTTGACAAGTCAGCAATACATTTACAAAAGTAAAGTTAATCAAATATTGATTGAATCAACGCGCTCAATTCGCGATATTCATTTACACGGTGCTGAAAATTATTTTATAAATCGTTTTGGTGCGATTGGGACTCAGGGAAAACGTTACGATAGATTATTAAAGTTACTTCCTGACATTCCACGATTTGTCATTGAACCTGCTGGTGTAACTGTTCTATTTGGTTTGGGTTTATTGCCGCCTTTGCTTAGCGGGGGTGGAACTGACTCTGTTCGCGATGCTTTGCCGGCTTTAATTGGTGTTGTATTTGCGTCCTTGAGACTTGCTGCTCCAATGCAATCTGTTTCGAAATCAGTTAATAAATTACGAGGATCTCTTCCAGACCTTGAAGATGCATTGAGTTTGTTGGAATTAGCGCCTGTCCGTTATGCCTTTCAGTCAGAACTACCAGTAACGCCTGCGGGAATCATGCCTCGCCATACAATTAAGCTTAGCAATGTATCGTACAGCTATAATGAATCTTCGGGCATGGCATTAAGTGATGTTGACGTCACTGTTCCAGTGGGTGCCCGGGTTGCATTGGTAGGTAGTACGGGAGGGGGGAAAACAACAGCGGCTCATATTATGCTTGGATTGTTAACTCCAGTGGAAGGTGAATTACTTCTCGATGGAGTTTCTTTGCAAAGAAACGAACTGCAAGCATGGCAGAAATGTTGTGCTTTTGTCCCTCAAAACATAAAGCTGCTTGATGCAAGTGTGCGTGGAAATGTTGCATTTGGTGTTGACGATGACGATATTAATGAGGATCGGCTTTGGGAATGTTTAGAGATGGCTCAGCTTGCAGAGTTTGTTTCGGAGCTTCCGTATGGCGCTTTCACCAAAATTGGAGAAGATGGAATGCTCCTTTCTGGTGGTCAGCGTCAGCGCTTGTCATTGGCGAGAGCTTTTTATAAGCAAGCTCAGGTGCTTGTATTAGACGAAGCGACTAGTGCCTTAGACAATAAAACGGAGAGTGAGGTAATGGAAGCCCTCGAGCTTATTGGCCGACGTTGTACAACAATTGTCATTGCACATCGTCTTTCTACTATTCGTTATTGTGATCGTATTTATGAGTTTAATCATGGAAAGGTAGTTGCTTATGGTAATTATGAACAGCTGCAAAACCGTTCATCTAGTTTTCGAGAATTGGTTGAGCTGCAGGATCTTTAA
- a CDS encoding glycosyltransferase, protein MFSEEDIQDSSRLLTPIRVLVPGTGPRFRCGGLSVALQTARLLSELRSTQVVTYRERELGYPFLEDVLRRETAPGEALWLVSWGFDVPQLIHKLKGRPVAYQAHSSGYGFDLPPGVPVIAVSRNTLGYWGDRVPRNPLFLIPNGLEQKWLENGARPRPNQTADLASKRSIDVLVQQRKSSPYVLHQLVPALRKNGLRVEVQSGWVDDLVSLFNSATVYVYDSAEYWRGSGVSEGFGLPPLEALACGCVVFSSLNHALVDTLTPGVTAHQIGCGSLRYDVQRIEKAVANPQRWQAPIRELAVLMDLSSEAVMQKRWKNVLNQLQSCADAGGMSPSDQLLMSKSTWRLKWEKRIRLVLAKASRLLASH, encoded by the coding sequence ATGTTCAGCGAGGAAGATATTCAAGACTCCTCAAGATTGTTGACTCCAATTCGGGTTCTGGTGCCTGGCACCGGGCCCCGTTTTCGCTGTGGTGGATTGAGCGTTGCCTTGCAAACGGCTCGACTCCTATCGGAGTTGCGTTCCACGCAGGTTGTGACTTACCGCGAGCGTGAACTTGGTTATCCATTTCTAGAAGATGTATTGAGGCGCGAAACTGCACCAGGGGAAGCGCTTTGGCTGGTGAGCTGGGGGTTTGATGTTCCCCAGTTGATTCACAAATTGAAGGGAAGACCTGTTGCTTATCAAGCTCACAGCAGTGGATATGGTTTCGACCTCCCGCCAGGTGTTCCAGTTATCGCAGTCAGCCGCAATACTCTTGGTTATTGGGGAGATCGTGTACCGCGGAATCCGCTGTTTTTGATCCCCAACGGATTGGAACAGAAATGGCTGGAAAATGGTGCACGTCCCAGACCAAACCAAACTGCTGACTTGGCATCAAAACGCTCTATCGATGTTTTGGTACAGCAGCGAAAAAGCAGCCCCTATGTGCTTCATCAATTAGTGCCTGCGCTGAGGAAGAATGGATTGCGTGTGGAAGTGCAAAGCGGTTGGGTGGACGATCTTGTGAGCTTGTTCAACAGCGCCACCGTCTATGTCTATGACTCTGCTGAGTACTGGCGTGGCAGCGGTGTTAGTGAGGGTTTTGGGCTTCCACCCTTAGAGGCTCTGGCATGTGGTTGCGTGGTGTTTAGCAGCCTGAATCATGCTCTCGTTGATACGTTGACTCCAGGTGTAACGGCCCATCAGATTGGCTGCGGCAGCCTTCGCTATGACGTGCAACGGATTGAAAAGGCCGTGGCGAATCCGCAGAGATGGCAAGCCCCAATTCGAGAGCTGGCGGTTCTGATGGACTTGAGCTCGGAAGCTGTTATGCAGAAGCGATGGAAAAACGTGCTCAATCAGTTGCAATCATGTGCTGATGCAGGGGGAATGAGCCCATCAGATCAACTTCTAATGTCAAAATCTACGTGGCGCTTGAAGTGGGAAAAGAGGATAAGACTTGTGTTGGCTAAGGCTAGTAGATTGCTTGCTAGCCATTAA
- a CDS encoding heme oxygenase (biliverdin-producing) encodes MSVALATQLREGTKKSHTMAENTGFVSCFLKGVVDKLSYRKLVADLFFVYEAMEEEMHRLKDHPVLAPIAFEQLDRVTALEEDLAFYFGPEWRQQIEASPAATEYVARIREVAQTAPELLVGHHYTRYLGDLSGGQILKNIAQKAMNNPTDDGLHFYVFPEIADEKAFKTNYRSAMDALPIDQAMADRIVEEANQAFHLNMKMFQELEGNLVAAIGKVLFGFLTRRQRTGSTEAVVA; translated from the coding sequence ATGTCCGTCGCTCTGGCTACCCAGCTCCGGGAAGGGACGAAAAAGTCACACACCATGGCCGAGAACACTGGCTTCGTGAGCTGCTTCCTCAAGGGTGTAGTGGACAAGCTGAGCTATCGCAAGTTGGTAGCAGATCTCTTCTTTGTCTATGAAGCCATGGAAGAGGAGATGCATCGACTCAAGGATCACCCCGTGTTGGCCCCGATTGCCTTTGAACAGCTCGATCGCGTCACAGCCCTCGAGGAAGACCTCGCGTTCTATTTCGGCCCTGAGTGGCGTCAACAGATTGAAGCCTCTCCTGCCGCAACGGAGTATGTCGCTCGGATTCGTGAAGTAGCTCAGACGGCGCCTGAGTTGCTGGTGGGTCATCACTACACTCGCTACCTGGGCGATCTCTCCGGTGGGCAGATCTTGAAGAACATTGCTCAGAAGGCGATGAACAACCCCACCGATGATGGATTGCACTTTTATGTGTTCCCTGAAATCGCGGACGAAAAAGCTTTCAAGACCAACTATCGCTCCGCGATGGATGCCTTGCCGATTGATCAGGCCATGGCTGATCGCATCGTCGAGGAGGCCAATCAGGCTTTCCACCTGAACATGAAAATGTTCCAGGAGCTTGAAGGCAATCTTGTTGCTGCCATCGGCAAAGTCCTGTTTGGTTTCCTTACGCGCCGTCAGCGAACTGGAAGCACTGAGGCTGTTGTGGCTTAG
- a CDS encoding NADP-dependent isocitrate dehydrogenase produces MAQFEKLTAPSQGTPIRFENGQPVVANDPIIPFIRGDGTGVDIWPATQKVLDAAVAQAYKGDKKIEWFKVYAGDEACDLYGTYQYLPEDTLEAIRSFGVAIKGPLTTPVGGGIRSLNVALRQIFDLYSCVRPCRYYEGTPSPHKRPQDLDVIVYRENTEDIYMGVEWEADDPIGQELRKHLNEVVIPANGKLGKRQIPEGSGIGIKPVSKHGSQRHIRKAIQHALRLEGNKRHVTLVHKGNIMKFTEGAFRDWGYELATTEFRDVCITERESWILDNLDRDHSLSAQDNARMIEPGYDSLTPEKKEAIDSEVRDVLAAIGESHGYGKWKSMVLVDDRIADSIFQQIQTRPQEYSILATLNLNGDYISDAAAAMVGGLGMAPGANIGETAAIFEATHGTAPKHAGLDRINPGSVILSGVMMLEFLGWQEAADLITKGLSAAIKDKQVTYDLARLMEPKVDPVSCSGFADAIIKRF; encoded by the coding sequence ATGGCCCAGTTCGAGAAGCTCACAGCCCCCAGCCAGGGCACCCCAATCCGCTTCGAGAACGGCCAACCCGTGGTGGCCAACGATCCGATTATCCCGTTCATTCGCGGTGACGGAACAGGCGTTGATATCTGGCCCGCCACTCAGAAGGTGCTCGACGCAGCTGTCGCGCAGGCTTACAAGGGAGACAAAAAAATCGAGTGGTTCAAGGTTTACGCCGGTGATGAAGCCTGCGACCTTTACGGCACCTATCAATACCTTCCTGAAGACACCCTCGAAGCGATCCGCAGCTTCGGTGTAGCGATCAAGGGGCCCCTCACCACTCCAGTGGGTGGCGGCATCCGCTCGCTGAATGTGGCCCTGCGCCAGATCTTTGATCTGTATTCCTGCGTTCGTCCGTGCCGCTACTACGAAGGCACGCCCAGCCCGCACAAACGCCCGCAGGATCTAGACGTGATTGTGTACCGGGAAAACACAGAAGACATCTACATGGGGGTGGAGTGGGAAGCCGATGATCCGATCGGCCAAGAGCTGCGCAAGCATCTCAATGAGGTGGTCATTCCCGCCAACGGCAAGCTCGGCAAACGGCAAATCCCGGAAGGATCCGGCATCGGTATTAAGCCGGTGAGCAAGCACGGCAGCCAGCGCCACATCCGTAAAGCCATCCAACACGCCCTGCGCTTGGAAGGGAACAAGCGGCACGTGACGCTGGTGCACAAAGGCAACATCATGAAATTCACGGAAGGGGCCTTCCGTGACTGGGGCTACGAGCTAGCCACCACCGAATTCCGCGACGTTTGCATCACGGAACGAGAAAGTTGGATTCTCGACAATCTCGACCGGGATCACTCCCTCAGCGCCCAGGACAACGCGCGGATGATTGAGCCCGGCTACGACAGCCTCACGCCCGAGAAAAAAGAGGCGATTGATTCAGAAGTGCGCGATGTGCTCGCCGCGATTGGCGAAAGCCACGGCTACGGCAAATGGAAAAGCATGGTGCTCGTGGATGACCGCATCGCCGACAGCATCTTCCAGCAGATCCAGACCCGGCCTCAGGAATATTCGATCCTGGCCACCCTCAACCTCAATGGCGACTACATCTCCGATGCCGCCGCCGCGATGGTAGGAGGCCTTGGCATGGCTCCAGGAGCCAATATCGGCGAAACGGCCGCCATCTTTGAGGCCACCCATGGCACCGCCCCCAAGCACGCCGGATTGGATCGAATCAACCCCGGGTCCGTAATCCTGAGCGGGGTGATGATGCTGGAATTCCTCGGCTGGCAAGAGGCGGCCGACCTGATCACCAAGGGCCTCAGCGCTGCCATTAAAGACAAGCAGGTCACCTACGACCTCGCCCGCTTGATGGAACCCAAAGTGGATCCGGTGAGTTGTAGTGGCTTTGCAGACGCCATCATCAAGCGTTTTTAA